The Yoonia sp. SS1-5 genome contains a region encoding:
- a CDS encoding phage portal protein, which translates to MFDFLNRAKPDVPAAEVKASATGRVMAMQGAGRVVWSPRDVTSLTRAGFTGNPIGFRAVKLIAEAAAALPLVLQDAERRYEMHPVQTLLARPNSGQGRAELLEALFGQILLTGNGYLEAVADEDLPVELHVLRSDRMSIVPGPDGWPAAYEYNVGGRKHRFAVSPDHSPICHIKSFHPQDDHYGFSPLQAAASAIDVHNAASRWSKALLDNAARPSGAIVYRGADGQASLSADQYDRLLGEMETQHQGARNAGRPMLLEGGLDWKPMGFSPSDMEFQKTKEAAAREISVAFGVPPMLLGIPGDATYANYQEANRAFYRLTVLPLATRVASALADWLSDYHGEQVQLRPDLDQIPALSVERDAQWRRVSEAAFLTDAEKRNLLGLPALEAGDER; encoded by the coding sequence ATGTTTGATTTTCTAAACCGTGCAAAGCCTGATGTGCCCGCTGCCGAGGTCAAGGCCTCGGCGACTGGCCGTGTCATGGCGATGCAGGGTGCAGGCCGTGTGGTGTGGAGTCCGCGTGACGTCACATCGCTGACGCGGGCCGGGTTCACCGGCAATCCCATCGGCTTTCGTGCGGTCAAGCTGATTGCGGAGGCGGCCGCGGCCCTGCCGCTGGTCTTGCAGGATGCCGAACGTCGCTATGAGATGCACCCGGTGCAGACTTTGCTTGCCCGTCCGAATAGCGGGCAGGGCCGCGCGGAGTTGCTGGAGGCGTTGTTTGGCCAGATCCTGTTGACCGGCAACGGCTATCTCGAGGCGGTAGCGGATGAGGACTTGCCTGTCGAGTTGCACGTGTTGCGCTCGGACCGGATGTCGATTGTGCCTGGTCCCGATGGTTGGCCGGCGGCCTATGAGTATAATGTTGGTGGTCGCAAGCATCGTTTTGCCGTGTCCCCCGATCACAGCCCGATCTGCCATATCAAGAGTTTTCATCCCCAAGACGATCACTATGGATTCTCGCCTTTGCAGGCCGCCGCAAGTGCCATTGATGTGCATAACGCCGCATCCCGTTGGTCCAAGGCCTTGCTGGACAATGCCGCCCGCCCATCAGGCGCGATTGTCTATCGCGGCGCGGATGGTCAGGCCTCACTGAGCGCGGATCAGTATGACCGGCTGTTGGGCGAGATGGAGACCCAGCACCAGGGCGCCCGGAATGCGGGCCGGCCGATGCTGCTGGAAGGCGGTCTGGACTGGAAGCCGATGGGCTTTTCCCCGTCCGACATGGAGTTTCAGAAAACCAAAGAGGCCGCCGCCCGCGAAATCTCGGTCGCTTTTGGTGTCCCGCCAATGTTGCTGGGCATTCCGGGGGACGCCACATATGCGAATTATCAGGAGGCCAACCGCGCCTTTTACCGATTAACGGTTCTGCCACTGGCGACCCGTGTCGCCAGCGCCCTTGCTGACTGGTTGTCGGACTATCATGGCGAGCAGGTTCAGCTTCGGCCCGACCTTGATCAGATCCCGGCCTTGTCGGTGGAACGCGATGCACAATGGCGCCGCGTTTCCGAAGCGGCATTCCTGACAGATGCCGAAAAGCGCAACCTGCTGGGGCTACCGGCATTGGAGGCTGGCGATGAGCGATAA
- a CDS encoding DNA-packaging protein produces the protein MQSGLRSGASLIASATRPTQAAFLKTLTPRQLEALPYLFEFWAMPHQIPPAGAWRNWVVLGGRGAGKTRAGSEWVRQQVEGPTRVAPGISARVALVADTLEQAREVMIFGESGIMAVSPADRKPTWIAGRQMLIWPNGASAQAFSAHAPEALRGPQFDAAWADELAKWPLTGDPWDMLQFAVRLGVDPRVCVTTTPRRSAVLANILEQETTVVTHASTYANRANLAASFLTEVEARYGGTSLGRQEIDGIMQAEVDDALWTPKQLATAQIAKAPSLTRVVVAIDPPGTSHAKSDECGIIIAGVDMSGPIQDWRAIVLEDATMHAARPAEWAKAAIAAMRRHDADRLVAEVNQGGDMVEAVIRQVDPLVPYRSVHATRSKSARAEPVAALYEQGRVSHLHGLGALEDQMCQMTIRGYAGQGSPDRVDALVWALQDLMIDPAAKWRDPRIRGL, from the coding sequence ATGCAATCCGGATTGAGATCGGGCGCCAGCTTGATCGCATCCGCAACACGACCGACGCAAGCAGCGTTCTTGAAGACACTGACCCCCCGGCAGCTTGAAGCCCTGCCTTACCTGTTCGAGTTCTGGGCCATGCCGCACCAGATCCCCCCGGCTGGCGCCTGGCGCAACTGGGTGGTTCTGGGCGGCCGTGGTGCGGGCAAGACCCGTGCAGGTTCGGAATGGGTCCGTCAGCAGGTAGAGGGCCCCACACGTGTGGCCCCCGGTATTTCGGCCCGTGTGGCCCTTGTCGCCGATACGCTGGAGCAAGCCCGCGAGGTCATGATCTTTGGGGAGAGCGGGATCATGGCCGTGTCCCCCGCGGACCGAAAACCGACATGGATTGCCGGTCGTCAAATGCTGATATGGCCGAATGGTGCCAGCGCGCAGGCCTTTTCGGCCCACGCCCCGGAGGCATTGCGTGGCCCGCAATTTGATGCGGCCTGGGCAGATGAGCTGGCGAAATGGCCCCTGACCGGTGATCCATGGGACATGCTGCAGTTTGCCGTACGGCTTGGCGTGGATCCCCGCGTTTGCGTGACCACGACCCCCCGGCGATCTGCCGTTTTGGCCAATATACTTGAGCAGGAAACAACCGTGGTGACCCATGCGTCGACATATGCCAATCGGGCCAATCTGGCGGCGAGTTTTCTGACAGAGGTCGAGGCCCGATACGGTGGCACATCCCTTGGTCGGCAAGAGATTGATGGCATCATGCAGGCAGAGGTTGATGATGCCTTGTGGACGCCCAAGCAGCTTGCCACGGCGCAGATTGCAAAAGCCCCGTCACTGACCCGCGTTGTTGTCGCCATTGACCCCCCCGGCACATCTCATGCCAAATCGGACGAATGCGGGATCATCATTGCTGGTGTCGATATGTCTGGCCCGATCCAGGATTGGCGGGCCATCGTGCTTGAGGATGCCACGATGCATGCGGCCCGACCTGCGGAATGGGCCAAGGCAGCCATCGCGGCCATGCGGCGTCATGATGCCGACCGTCTTGTTGCAGAGGTCAATCAGGGTGGCGACATGGTTGAGGCTGTAATCCGTCAGGTGGATCCTTTGGTGCCTTACAGATCTGTCCACGCGACCCGTAGCAAGTCGGCCCGCGCCGAACCTGTTGCCGCCTTGTATGAGCAGGGCCGTGTATCGCATTTGCACGGTTTAGGCGCGTTGGAGGATCAGATGTGTCAAATGACCATCAGGGGCTATGCCGGGCAGGGGTCCCCGGACCGTGTTGATGCATTGGTCTGGGCCCTGCAGGATCTGATGATTGATCCGGCTGCAAAGTGGCGGGACCCCCGTATTCGCGGCCTTTGA